A window of Juglans regia cultivar Chandler chromosome 7, Walnut 2.0, whole genome shotgun sequence contains these coding sequences:
- the LOC108996462 gene encoding ubiquitin-conjugating enzyme E2-17 kDa-like: MASKRILKELKDLQKDPPTSCSAGPVAEDMFHWQATIMGPPDSPYAGGVFLVTIHFPPDYPFKPPKVAFRTKVFHPNINSNGSICLDILKEQWSPALTISKVLLSICSLLTDPNPDDPLVPEIAHMYKTDRAKYETTARSWTQKYAMG, from the exons ATGGCTTCGAAGCGGATCTTAAAGGAGCTCAAGGACCTCCAGAAAGACCCTCCTACCTCCTGCAGTGCTG GACCTGTAGCTGAGGACATGTTTCATTGGCAAGCAACAATAATGGGTCCCCCAGATAGTCCTTATGCTGGGGGAGTCTTTCTAGTTACTATTCATTTCCCTCCGGACTATCCTTTTAAGCCTCCTAAG GTTGCATTTAGGACCAAGGTTTTTCATCCGAACATAAACAGCAATGGCAGCATATGCCTCGACATTTTAAAAGAACAGTGGAGCCCAGCCCTGACTATATCCAAG GTACTGCTCTCCATCTGTTCCCTATTGACGGATCCAAATCCAGATGATCCCTTGGTGCCAGAAATTGCTCATATGTACAAGACAGACAGGGCCAAGTACGAGACAACTGCTAGGAGCTGGACTCAGAAGTATGCAATGGGCTAA